A window of Acidobacteriota bacterium genomic DNA:
CGACGCGATGGCGGGCCGCGCGCCCGGCGCCGGACTGATCTTCGTCTGCAACCCCAACAACCCGACGGCGACGGTTCACGGCTCGAAGGTCATCTCCGAGTTTGTCGAGCGCGTGCAGCGAGTGTCTCCCGGGACGACAGTCCTCATCGACGAGGCCTATCACCACTACGTGCAGGATCCCGCCTACCAGACCGCCCTGCCTCTCGCGCTGGGGCGTCCGAACGTCGTGGTGTGCCGTACGTTTTCGAAGCTCTACGGGATGGCGGGTCTCCGACTCGGCTATGCCGTGGGCCGGCCGGAGACCATCGCGGCGCTCCGCCGCCAGAGGCTGGCAAACGGTGTGAATGCGCTGGTGGCGCCGGCCGCCGCCGCGGCGCTCGGTGATGACGGGCTGATGGCCCGTGAGCGCGCCCGCAACCACGCAGCGCGCGAGTTCGCACGGACGGCGCTGGCGGAACTCGGGTATCGGTCGATCCCCTCCGAGGCGAACTTCATCATGGTCGACGTGCGACGCGACGTGCGGGAGTTCAATCGCGCGTGCGCCGAGCGCGGCGTCCTGATCGGGCGGCCCTTCCCGCCGCTGGTCACGCACGCCCGTATCTCCATCGGGACGATGGAGGAAATGCAGGCGGCGCTGGACGTCTTCGAGAGGGTACTTGCCGCCAGCTAGGCGGCGTTCACGTCCTCCGGCGCATCGTGCCGCGCAATCCGCCGGCTGCCGGCTGGCGTCAAAAGAAGATGAGCGGCGGACAAGCTGCCTCCTGCCGTGCGTATCGCGGCGCCGCCTTTCTCGGCGTCGCCATGACGGCGCTGCTGTGCGCGCCGACGGGGGCCGCGCGCGCGCAGGTGCCGCCGCCGGTTCCGGAAGTCGTCCCTGCCGACCCGTCGTTCCTGCAGTCCGCCACCACGCTGCTCGCGCACGGCAAGCTTGACGAGGCGGTGGCGCTCGCCGAGCAGCGTGCCGCGGTCGATCCCGAGGCGCGCGCGATCCTGGCGCGCGTGGCGCTTCGCAGAGGCCGGGTCGAAGAGGCGCTGGCGCTGCTGACACCCGCTGCCGCACAGGATCCGGCCGGGCAGGCCGCGCTCGAGCTTGCCCTGCTGCAGCGCGATCGTGGGCGGCACGAAGAAGCGTTTGGCCTGCTCGGACCGATTGCCGCGGCGGGCGCCGGGGCAGGCGATGTGGCAGCCATCGTGCGCGTGGCGCGCGCCGCGGCGGCACTGGGCGAGTTTCGCCAGGCCAACCAGCTGTTCCGCCGTGCCTCGCGCGCGGCCGGAGGCGACCCGGCCGTGGAGACGGCGTGGGGCGAGCTGTTCCTCGAAAAACATAACCACGAAGACGCGGCGCGCTCGTTCGGCGAGGCGCTGAAGGGGGATCCCGAGTGGGCGCCGGCCCATGCGGGTCTGGCGCGCGCGCTCATGGACGGTAATCCGCCGGCGGCCGCGGGCGCTGCGGCTCGCGCGCTGGCCATCGACCCCACGATGGAAGACGCGCTCCTCACGCAGGCGCACCTGCAGATCGACGCGGGCAAGCGCGCCGAGGCGCGCGCCCTCGTGCGGCGCGCGCTGGAGGCCAATCCGGCCAGCCTTGCGGCGCGCGCGCTCCTTGCCGCTCTCGCGCGCGTCGACGATCGCGCGGCGGAGTTCGACGCCGAGGTGGCGCGGCTGCTCGAGGCGAACCCGCGGTACGCCGCGGCCTACGACACGGCGTCGGACCTGCTCGCGCGCGCGTACCGGTTCGAAGAAGCCGTGGCGCTCGGACGGAAAGCCATGGACACCGACCCGAGCAATGCCGCCGTGACGGCTCGCCTCGGCCTCAATCTGATGCGGACGGGCGACGAAGTCGAAGCCCGCCGGTCGCTCGATGCCGCCTTCCGCATCGATCCGTATGACGTCGTCACCTACAACCTGCTGGCGCTGCTCGACACGCTGGATGATTTCGAGACCGTCGAGGAGCCGCCGTTCACGTTCCGCTTTCACAAGAGCGAGGCGGCGGTGCTGAAGGAGTATGCGCCTGCGCTGGCCCGCGAGGCGGTGTCGGCGCTGGCGAAGCGCTACTCGTTCACGCCGCGCGGTCCGATCCTCGTGGAGATCTTTCCCCGCCACGACGATTTCGCCGTCCGGACGCTGGGGCTGCCGGGGCTGCTCGGCGCGCTCGGCGCCTGCTTCGGTCGCGTCGTGACGATGGATTCGCCGAAGGCGCGACCGCCGAACACCTTCAGCTGGCAGGCGACGCTGTGGCACGAGCTGGCCCACGTATTCACGCTGCAGATGTCAAAGCAGCGCGTGCCGCGGTGGCTGACCGAAGGCATCTCCGTCTACGAAGAGGGGCGGGCGCGGCCCGAATGGGGACGCGAGATGGACGTCGCCTTCGCCCGGGCGTGGCGGGACGGCCGGGTGATCCCGCTCGCGGAGCTGAATGAAGGTTTTACGAGGCCGGAGACCATCGCGCTGGCGTACTACCAGGCGTCGCTGCTCGTGGAGCACCTCGTGAAGCTTCGCGGCGATGCCGCGCTCATCGCGCTCGTCACCGCGTACGGCGACGGACTGGACGACGAGGCGGCGCTGCAGCGCGCCGCGAATCTCTCGATGGTGTCCTTGCAGGGGAGTTTCGACGCGGCGCTCAAGACGCGATTCGAGAAGCTCGCGCACGTCTTGCGCGAGGTGGCCGGGCTGAAGACGGCCAGCGAGCCGGGCGCGCTGGCGACGCTCGCCGCACAGCACCCCGACAGCTTTGCCGTGCAGATGACGCTCGGGAAGGCGCTGGCCGATGCGGGCGACCGCGCCGGTGCGGTCGCGGCCTATGAGCGCGCGGCGGCGCTGGTGCCGCAGGCCGCGGGACCTGAAAGCCCGCGCGCGCGGCTTGCGGCGCTGGCCGAGTCGCATGGCGATCACGCGCGCGCCGTGCAGGAGTTGACCGCGCTGACAGCCGTCGATCACACCAGCGTGGACGCGGCCAGGCGGCTGCTCGCGGCGGCGGAGCGCACGGGCGATGCCGCGGCCGCGCGCGCCGCGGCCACGCGCGTCGTGGCGCTCGATCCGTTTGACAGCGCGGCGCACACCGCGCTGGGGCGGGCAGCCCTGCACGACGGCGACCACGCCGCCGCAGCCCGCGAATTCCGCGCGGCGCTGAACACGGGACCCGCCGACAGCGCCGCCGCGCATTGCGATCTCGGCGAGGCGTACTTCGCGGCGGGCCGCCAGGCGGACGCCAAGCGCGAGGCGCTCGCCTCGCTCGACGTCGCGCCGCTCTTCGAGCGCGCGCAGGAACTCCTGCTGAGAACCGTGGAGGTCCGGCGGTGAGCGGCCGTCGGCTGCTCGCGGCGTGCGCGCTCGTGCTGCTGGCCGCGGCCGCCGCGGCGCAACGGCCGGATCGCGGCGCCGCGCCGCCGCAGGCGGCTCCGCCCGCCGCGGCCGGCGACGGCGGCCGATTCGCCGGGCTGCAGTGGACGTTCGTGCGCGTGCGCTACACGGCCTGGGCCGGCCGCGGCCGCTTCGGCGGGTCGCTGTACGACGAGCCGTGGGCGATCGACTACAACGCCGCGGAGCAGAACCTCACCCGGCGGTTGCGCAGCGTCACCTCGATCGACGCGGCCGATCCCATCGTGCTGTCGCTCGACGATCCCCGGCTGCCGCTGTACCCCTGGCTGTACGTCGTCGAGCCGGGCAACCTGAGGCTCCAGGACATCGAGGTCCCCATTCTGCGGGACTTTCTCCTGCGGGGCGGCACGCTCACCTTCGACGACTTCCACGGGCCGGTCGAGTGGGCGAACCTCGAGCGCGAGATGAAGCGGGTGTTTCCCGACCGCGAGATCGTCGAGCTGACGCCCGCCCATCCGATCTTCAGCTGCTTCTACAAGATCGATCGCTACCCGCAGACACCGGGGCTCGGCTCGTTTCTGCAGGGGCGCACGTGGGAAAAAGGAGGCTTCGTGCCCCACCTGCGCGCGATCCTGGACGATGCGGCGCGCCCGATGGTGCTGATCAACTGGAACACGGACATGGGCGACGGCATCGAGTGGTCGAACGCCGCCGAGTATCCCGGATACGTGAAGTACACGGCGGAGGCGTATCGCATGATGATCAACGAGATCATCTATGCCCTCACGCACTAGGAGGCGGCATGCAGGTGCCCCTGACAGGTGTGAACGGAGAGGTGGCGGCCCACGCGATGGCGGATCGCGTGGCCCAGGGACGCGAGCGGATCCTCGCGGAGATTCGCAAGGTCATCGTCGGACAGGACGACGTGATCGACCAGGTCCTGCTGGCGCTCTTCACCGGCGGGCACTGCCTGATCACCGGCGTCCCGGGGCTGGCGAAGACGCTCCTGATCAAGACGCTCGCCGAGATCCTGGATCTCAGTTTCAAGCGCATCCAGTTCACGCCGGACCTGATGCCCGCCGATATCACCGGCACCGAGATCCTCGACGAGGAGGCGGGGCACCGCGCGCTCCGCTTCGTGAAGGGCCCGGTGTTCGCGCAGATCATCCTCGCGGATGAGATCAACCGCACGCCGCCGAAGACGCAGGCCGCGCTTCTCGAAGCGATGCAGGAATACCACGTGACCGCCGCCGGGCGGACCTACGAGCTGGATCGTCCCTTCTTCGTGCTCGCCACGCAGAACCCGGTGGAACTCGAAGGCACGTATCCGCTGCCCGAAGCGCAGCTCGATCGCTTCATGTTCAACGTCGTGATGAGCTACCTGCCGGAGGACGACGAAGTCCGCGTGGTGACGGAGACGACCGGCGCCGAGCGGCCCCGCCCGTCGACGGTCATGACCGGACCGGACATCCTGGAGTTCCAGCGGCTCGTGCGCGAGGTGGTGGTCTCCGATGATGTCGCGCGCTACGCGGTGAGGCTCGCGTCGGCGTCGCGCCCGAACAAGAACGGCCTCGACTTCGTGGAGAAGTGGGTGAAATGGGGGGCGGGCCTGCGGGCGTCGCAGTCGCTGATCCTCGGGTCGAAGGCGCGCGCGCTCACGCGCGGCCGCTATCACGTCTCGGTCGGCGACGTGCAGGCGCTCGCATCGCCGATCCTCCGCCACCGCATCATTCCGAACTTCTACGCCGAGTCCGAGCGGATCGCGGCCGACGACATCGTCCACCGGCTGCTCGAGAGCGTGCCGCCGCCGCGGAGCGGGCTGTGAGCGAGCGATCCGCGGATGAGGCCCGCACTAGCCTGGCGCCGGCCCGCGCGGCGGAGCTGCGCTATCTCGATCCCGCGGTCATCGCGCGGCTCGGCTCGATGGAGCTGCGCGCCAGGACGATCGTCGAGGGGTTCATCTCCGGCCTGCACCGCAGCCCGTTCAAGGGCTTCAGCGTCGAGTTCGCGGAGTACCGCCAGTACCTGCCGGGAGACGATCTCTCGACCATCGACTGGAAGGTGTACGCCCGCAGCGACCGTTACTACGTGAAGAAATACGAGGAGGACACGAACCTCGACTGCCACATCCTCCTCGACGTCAGCGCGTCGATGTCCTACGCCACGGGAGAGGTCTCGAAGGTGGCGTACGGCTCTTACCTCGCGGCGGCGCTCGCGTACCTGATGAACCGCCAGCGCGATGCGGTGGGATTCGTCGCGTTCGACGAGCAGATCGTCGATCGCCTTCCGGCAAGCGCGAGGACAGGGCACCTGAAGGCCGTGCTGCTGGCGCTGTCGCGGCTGCGCCCCGGGACCCGGACGGACGTGTCGAAGCCGCTCCACCAGCTCGCCGAGGGGCTGGCGCGCCGCAGCATGTCCATCGTGATTTCCGATCTGCTGGACGATCCGGCCGAGACGATCAGCGGCCTGAAGCATCTCCGGTTTCGCGGGACCGACGTCATCGTGTTCCACGTGCTCGACCCCGCGGAGCTGTCCTTTCCCTTCGAGCAGCCCGCGCGGTTCAGGGACATGGAGGACGACCTCGAACTGCTCGCCTCACCGGCGGCGGTGCGAAAGGAATACCTCCACCGGCTTCACGAGATGCTCGGCCTGTACGAGCGCGAGCTCCGCGGCGCCGGCATCGATTACGTCAGGCTCGAGACGACCACGCCGCTCGATACGGCGCTGCTCGCGTACCTCTCGACGCGCGCGAGGCACGGGTGATGCCGTCCTTTCTGTATCCGGCGTTCCTGATCGGCGCGGCCGCCGTGGCCATCCCGCTGCTGCTGCACCTGCTCCGCAACCAGCAGGCTCCGGAGGTGCGGTTCAGCGCGGTGCGGCTCCTCCGCGGCGTCCGCGTGGAGCATGCGCAGCGCCGCCACATCAGGGACTGGCTGCTGCTGGCGCTGCGGATGGCCGCGCTGCTGCTCCTCGCGTTGGCCTTCGCCCGTCCTTATCTTTCCGGCGACGAATCCACGGCGGCGCGCGCGCGCGTCGTGCTGCTCGATCGATCCGCGAGCATGGCGGCGCCCGCCGTCTGGGCGCGCGCCCGCGCGGCGGCGCTGGAGGCCATCGACGCCGCGCCCGCCGGGGAGCCTGTCGGATTGATCGCGTTCGACGACAGGCCGGAGCTGCTCGCCCCGCCCACGATGGATCGCGGCGCGGTCAGGCACGCCGTCGAGCGCCTGCGGCCTGGTGTCGGCGGGACGCAGTACGCCGGTGCGATGGCACGGGCGGTGGCCGTCCTCGAAGACACCGACGCAGGCTCCGGCCGCATCGTCCTGATTGGCGATCTGCAGGGCACGGAGGGGGATGCACGCGTCACCGTCCCCGAGGCTGCCGTTGTCGAGGTGGTGAAGGTCGCCGCAGGTTTCGATAACGTCGCGCTGCTTGGCGCCGTGCAGCGCGATGGCACCATCGTGGCCACCGTCAGGAACGACGGAGTTGCCGGCCGCCGCGTCCGGGTGCGGGTGGAGTCGGCTGGCGGCCGGGTTGAGGAAACGCAGGCGGACGTGCCCGCGTCGCAGACGATCGAGGCCGTCGTTCCCGTGGGATTGCGCGGCGGGGACGTGAAGGTCGTGCTCGTTGCAGCCGGGGGCAACGAGCTGCCTGCAGACGACGCGAGGGTCCTTTCGGTGGACGTGACCCGGCCCGTGCGCGTGCTGGTGGTGGGCGGCGCGGAGGACGCTTTTTACGTACGCGCGGCGCTGGGCGCGGGCGAAGTGCGGCCTGATTTCGAGGTGGCGATGGTCGCCGCGCCGGGCGTGGCCGGGGCACTTGGCGGAGCGCAGGTGCCGGACGCGGCGTTCGTGCTCGGCCCGCGTGGTCTCGATCGCGGCGCTCGCGATGCGATCGCCCGCTTTGCACGCAACGGCGGCGGCGTGCTGGTGGCGTCGAGCGATCCCGGCTTTTCCACGCTGCTGGAGCGGCTCGAAGTGCTGGCACCGCGCGGCACAGACGCGGTGCTGGCGCTGGCGTCCTTCGATCGGCGCCATCCGCTGTTCCAGGCACGGACCGGAATTGGCGAAGGCCTGGGAGGTGCGCGCTTCACGAGAGCGTGGCGCGTGCGCGCGCCTGAGTGGCAGCTGTTGGCGCGCTTCGACGACGGGGCGGGTGCCCTGTTCGAACGCCGGGAGGGGCGGGGGCGCATCGTGTTCCTCGCGTCGGACATGAATCGCCGCTGGAACGATCTGCCGGTGCAGGCCGCGTTCGTGCCGTTCGTCCAGGAGATGGCGCGCTATCTGGCGCCGGCGGCCGAACGGCGCGAGTACACGCCTGGCACGCTCCCGGCCGGCACGGCGCCGGCACTCGGATTCATCCAGCTTGCCTCGGGCCGGCGGGTCGCCGTCAACCCGGACGTGCGCGAGTCAGACCCGTCGCGCATGGAGGCGAAGGCGTTCGAGCGGGCGCTGAAGCGGAGGCCGGACCGCCATGGTGACGAGTCGGCGGCGCGGCGGCGCGCGCAGGCGTCCGAGAGCGGACAGGCGCTCTGGCGTTACGGATTGATGCTGATGTTGGCGACCCTGGTCGCCGAGGGAGTCATCGGATCGCGCGTGAGGCGCACATGAGTCCGCAACTCGAGATCTCGACGTTTCTGGGGGCGATCCGAAAACGCTGGCGGTGGCTCGCGGCGCTGCGCGCCGGATCGTCGGCCGTCGCGGGCGTGGCGGTGGCGCTTGGCGTGCTCGCCCTCGCGGTCCGGCTGGCGCGCCCGACCGCCGACGCGGTCATGGCGATCGCCGTGCTGGCGATGGCCGCCGCGATCGCGTGGGTCGTGCGCGCGGTGCGGCCCACCATGGCCGTCGTCGACGACAGCCACCTCGCGCGTCTGGTCGAGGAGCGGCGGCCCGAGTTCGAGGATGCGCTTGTCGCCGCCGTGCACGTCCGCGACGGCGGCCATGCGTTTGCGCCGGCCATCCTGGCCGATGCGGCCGTCCGTGCGCGGGAGGTGGATCCGTCCTCGATCGTGCGGAGCAGCGACTTGCGGCGTGCCGCCGCCCGGGGACTCGCCGCCTGCGGACTACTGCTCGTGACGGGAGGCGCGTCGCTGGCGCCGCTCGAACGCGCGGTGAACGCGGCGTGGATGCGGCTGTTCCCCTCGCGCGTGGCGCTGGCGGTCGAGCCCGGAGACACCCGGATCGTCGCGGGGCGATCGCTGACGCTGCGCGCGCGCGTGACGGGAGTGCCGGCGGGCTTCGATGCGAGCCCGTTCGTGACGATCGAATCATCGACCGGTCCCGGACGGCAGGCGATGCGGCGCGACAGCGAGTCGTACGTGCTGACGCTCCCATCGGTCACAGATTCGTTCAGATACGGCGTGTCGGCGGCCGGTATTCGATCCGCGAGCTATACGGTGACCGTGCTGCACCGGCCGGCCCTGCAACGGATCGACGTGGCGTACCAATACCCGGCGTACACCGGGATGCCGGCGCGCGTCGAGGAGGATGGCGGCGATATCTACGCACCGGCCGGAACCCGCGTCACCGTGCGGGTGCGGGCGAGCAAGCGCGTGGCGTCGGGCACGCTGAAGATGGGCGCGCGCGCGATCGCACTCGCGCCGGGGCAGGAGCCGGAGGTCCGCGAGACGAGCTTCGAGGTGCAGCACGACGGTTCGTATCGCGTCGATCTCACGGACGTCGATGGGCTGCAGAGCGAGCCTTCGGCCGAGTACTTCGTGCGCGTGACCGACGACCGCCCGCCAGAGGTCCGCATCGTCCGGCCCGAAGGGGATCGGCAGGTGACACCGCTCGAGGAAGTCGAGATCGAGGCGCTCGCCGAGGATGACTATCGCCTCGGCGCGCTGGAGTTGGTGTACGCCGTCGGCGCGCAGCCCGGGAAGGTCGTGACGCTCAGCCGCGGTGGACGCCCGTCGGCCGCCGGCGGGCACCTGTTGTTCCTCGAGGACCTGAAGGTCCGGCCGGGCGACATCGTGAGCGCCTACGCTCGCGCGCGCGAGGCCCGCCGCGGGGGCCGCGAGGCGCGCAGCGAGATGCTGTTGCTCGAAGTTGCGCCGTTCGACCAGGAGTTCTCGCTCGCGCAGTCGCAGGCGGCGGCGGGGGGCGGCGGCGATCTGGACTCCCTGATTCAAGCCCAGAAGAACATCCTGAATGCCACGTGGAACCTGCTCCGGCGCGCGGCCGCGGGGCGCAGCGACGCGGACGTGAAGGCGGTTGCGGCGGCGCAGGGAGACGCCAGGGCGCGCGCGCGGGCGCAGGCGCAGGCGGGTGGCGCGCGTCGCGCGGCGCGCGACGGCGGCGATCCGATGGCGCTGGCAGTGGCGGCGATGGGACGGGCCGAAGAGGCCCTGCGGCGCAGGAAACTGCAGGACGCGGTGCCCCACGAGATGGAGGCGCTCTCGCAGCTCGGCCGCGTCCTGGCGGAGAACCGGCGGCGTGAGGTCAGCCAGCAACGCGGCGCGGGCGGG
This region includes:
- a CDS encoding aminotransferase class I/II-fold pyridoxal phosphate-dependent enzyme — protein: MRVSRRGFVRAAGVAGASALVSLRGAQLLARGREAAVGEGREFEFVPASATGPIRLSSNENPIGPPPVAVEALMAALAADAPRYPGGPTQKVTERIAAHHSVPVESIVCGSGSGEILRMAVYAFTSPQRALITAAPSFEDPTRYAELLGARVDAVPVTRDLKLDLDAMAGRAPGAGLIFVCNPNNPTATVHGSKVISEFVERVQRVSPGTTVLIDEAYHHYVQDPAYQTALPLALGRPNVVVCRTFSKLYGMAGLRLGYAVGRPETIAALRRQRLANGVNALVAPAAAAALGDDGLMARERARNHAAREFARTALAELGYRSIPSEANFIMVDVRRDVREFNRACAERGVLIGRPFPPLVTHARISIGTMEEMQAALDVFERVLAAS
- a CDS encoding tetratricopeptide repeat protein, whose translation is MTALLCAPTGAARAQVPPPVPEVVPADPSFLQSATTLLAHGKLDEAVALAEQRAAVDPEARAILARVALRRGRVEEALALLTPAAAQDPAGQAALELALLQRDRGRHEEAFGLLGPIAAAGAGAGDVAAIVRVARAAAALGEFRQANQLFRRASRAAGGDPAVETAWGELFLEKHNHEDAARSFGEALKGDPEWAPAHAGLARALMDGNPPAAAGAAARALAIDPTMEDALLTQAHLQIDAGKRAEARALVRRALEANPASLAARALLAALARVDDRAAEFDAEVARLLEANPRYAAAYDTASDLLARAYRFEEAVALGRKAMDTDPSNAAVTARLGLNLMRTGDEVEARRSLDAAFRIDPYDVVTYNLLALLDTLDDFETVEEPPFTFRFHKSEAAVLKEYAPALAREAVSALAKRYSFTPRGPILVEIFPRHDDFAVRTLGLPGLLGALGACFGRVVTMDSPKARPPNTFSWQATLWHELAHVFTLQMSKQRVPRWLTEGISVYEEGRARPEWGREMDVAFARAWRDGRVIPLAELNEGFTRPETIALAYYQASLLVEHLVKLRGDAALIALVTAYGDGLDDEAALQRAANLSMVSLQGSFDAALKTRFEKLAHVLREVAGLKTASEPGALATLAAQHPDSFAVQMTLGKALADAGDRAGAVAAYERAAALVPQAAGPESPRARLAALAESHGDHARAVQELTALTAVDHTSVDAARRLLAAAERTGDAAAARAAATRVVALDPFDSAAHTALGRAALHDGDHAAAAREFRAALNTGPADSAAAHCDLGEAYFAAGRQADAKREALASLDVAPLFERAQELLLRTVEVRR
- a CDS encoding DUF4159 domain-containing protein; translation: MSGRRLLAACALVLLAAAAAAQRPDRGAAPPQAAPPAAAGDGGRFAGLQWTFVRVRYTAWAGRGRFGGSLYDEPWAIDYNAAEQNLTRRLRSVTSIDAADPIVLSLDDPRLPLYPWLYVVEPGNLRLQDIEVPILRDFLLRGGTLTFDDFHGPVEWANLEREMKRVFPDREIVELTPAHPIFSCFYKIDRYPQTPGLGSFLQGRTWEKGGFVPHLRAILDDAARPMVLINWNTDMGDGIEWSNAAEYPGYVKYTAEAYRMMINEIIYALTH
- a CDS encoding AAA family ATPase translates to MQVPLTGVNGEVAAHAMADRVAQGRERILAEIRKVIVGQDDVIDQVLLALFTGGHCLITGVPGLAKTLLIKTLAEILDLSFKRIQFTPDLMPADITGTEILDEEAGHRALRFVKGPVFAQIILADEINRTPPKTQAALLEAMQEYHVTAAGRTYELDRPFFVLATQNPVELEGTYPLPEAQLDRFMFNVVMSYLPEDDEVRVVTETTGAERPRPSTVMTGPDILEFQRLVREVVVSDDVARYAVRLASASRPNKNGLDFVEKWVKWGAGLRASQSLILGSKARALTRGRYHVSVGDVQALASPILRHRIIPNFYAESERIAADDIVHRLLESVPPPRSGL
- a CDS encoding DUF58 domain-containing protein, coding for MELRARTIVEGFISGLHRSPFKGFSVEFAEYRQYLPGDDLSTIDWKVYARSDRYYVKKYEEDTNLDCHILLDVSASMSYATGEVSKVAYGSYLAAALAYLMNRQRDAVGFVAFDEQIVDRLPASARTGHLKAVLLALSRLRPGTRTDVSKPLHQLAEGLARRSMSIVISDLLDDPAETISGLKHLRFRGTDVIVFHVLDPAELSFPFEQPARFRDMEDDLELLASPAAVRKEYLHRLHEMLGLYERELRGAGIDYVRLETTTPLDTALLAYLSTRARHG
- a CDS encoding BatA domain-containing protein: MPSFLYPAFLIGAAAVAIPLLLHLLRNQQAPEVRFSAVRLLRGVRVEHAQRRHIRDWLLLALRMAALLLLALAFARPYLSGDESTAARARVVLLDRSASMAAPAVWARARAAALEAIDAAPAGEPVGLIAFDDRPELLAPPTMDRGAVRHAVERLRPGVGGTQYAGAMARAVAVLEDTDAGSGRIVLIGDLQGTEGDARVTVPEAAVVEVVKVAAGFDNVALLGAVQRDGTIVATVRNDGVAGRRVRVRVESAGGRVEETQADVPASQTIEAVVPVGLRGGDVKVVLVAAGGNELPADDARVLSVDVTRPVRVLVVGGAEDAFYVRAALGAGEVRPDFEVAMVAAPGVAGALGGAQVPDAAFVLGPRGLDRGARDAIARFARNGGGVLVASSDPGFSTLLERLEVLAPRGTDAVLALASFDRRHPLFQARTGIGEGLGGARFTRAWRVRAPEWQLLARFDDGAGALFERREGRGRIVFLASDMNRRWNDLPVQAAFVPFVQEMARYLAPAAERREYTPGTLPAGTAPALGFIQLASGRRVAVNPDVRESDPSRMEAKAFERALKRRPDRHGDESAARRRAQASESGQALWRYGLMLMLATLVAEGVIGSRVRRT